A single genomic interval of Sceloporus undulatus isolate JIND9_A2432 ecotype Alabama chromosome 2, SceUnd_v1.1, whole genome shotgun sequence harbors:
- the LOC121922763 gene encoding vomeronasal type-2 receptor 26-like produces MLSFLFAIQEVNQDPKVLANITLGYNIYENYFDTRMTSDAIVDLISTGQANVPNYSCGRQDLLLAVLEGADSQNSIQISSMLGVYKVPQASYISVSHTLDDKAQFPFFHRMVPKEESQYPGIVTLLRYFGWTWIGLIAPDTDNGERFTRTMKPLLQKHGICVAFSQSIAERGATTFRVKSSSVLTWRGVNIFLYYAETFSFVEGIVMIYHVAKTLKMRTVGRMWITTAQWDLTVELSYSPFSAQNVHGIFSFPAQTHERRKYNDFISYFILITKLMEKAFSCPYSEHALSVKVWRRCTEKEILRTVSKEVFERTLSLDSFVIYNTIWAVARAIHEAYLSRSKQMLREAGGDQSGYRRIQPWQLHHFLRNSRLYNTSTMDGIYLDEDGDLATDLDLVNWVVFPNRSVARVKFGSFQRQGSPERKFTIDQEAMVWPRWLNQNVTLNLNLVILSLILSLITWEKTAEMELESSGFLYALPHDLRALQFSSHADKCTKCPEDQKPNKDRDQCVPKLITYLSYDKALGIILVCFALFFSLATGFVLGIFIKFLQTPIVKANNRELSYVLLISLLLSFLSSFLFIGQPRKWTCLLRQTAFSIIFSIAVSSLLAKTITVVLAFLATKPGNTARGWLGKTLANSIVLSCSSIQAVICTLWLSISSPFPDSDMNSQPGEILLKCNEGSVAMFYLSLGYLGFLAATCFTVAFLARKLPGAFNEAKLITFSMLVFCSVWVSFVPTYLSTRGKYMVAVQVFSILASGAGLLGCIFFPKCYIIVLRPDLNTKEHLTMKTKVVI; encoded by the exons ATGCTGTCCTTCCTGTTTGCCATTCAGGAGGTCAACCAGGATCCTAAGGTCTTAGCCAACATCACCTTGGGATACAACATCTATGAGAACTACTTTGACACAAGGATGACTTCTGATGCCATAGTAGATCTGATCTCTACTGGACAAGCCAATGTTCCCAACTATTCCTGTGGAAGACAAGATCTCCTCTTGGCCGTCCTTGAAGGAGCTGACTCTCAAAACTCCATCCAGATTTCATCCATGCTGGGTGTTTACAAGGTCCCACAG GCCAGTTACATTTCTGTTTCTCACACTCTGGATGATAAAGCGCAGTTCCCTTTCTTCCACCGGATGGTCCCCAAGGAAGAAAGCCAGTACCCAGGGATAGTCACACTGCTCCGATATTTTGGCTGGACATGGATCGGCCTCATTGCTCCAGACACTGACAACGGGGAAAGGTTCACAAGGACCATGAAGCCCTTGCTTCAAAAGCATGGCATTTGCGTCGCCTTCTCCCAAAGCATTGCAGAAAGAGGAGCCACCACCTTTAGAGTGAAAAGTTCTTCTGTTCTCACTTGGAGAGGAGTCAACATCTTTCTTTACTACGCTGAGACTTTTTCCTTTGTCGAAGGGATCGTCATGATTTATCACGTGGCAAAAACCCTCAAAATGCGCACTGTAGGTAGAATGTGGATCACAACCGCCCAGTGGGATCTCACAGTGGAGCTGAGCTATAGCCCTTTCTCTGCCCAAAATGTCCATGGCATATTTTCTTTCCCTGCCCAGACACATGAAAGGAGAAAATACAATGATTTTATCTCCTATTTTATTCTTATCACTAAACTCATGGAGAAGGCCTTTAGCTGTCCGTATTCAGAGCATGCTTTATCTGTGAAGGTCTGGAGGAGATGTACTGAGAAAGAAATTTTAAGGACTGTCTCCAAGGAGGTGTTTGAGAGGACTCTGTCTCTGGATAGCTTTGTCATTTACAATACCATCTGGGCTGTGGCACGTGCCATACATGAGGCCTATTTATCCAGATCGAAGCAGATGTTGAGGGAGGCTGGTGGAGACCAATCAGGTTATCGGAGGATCCAGCCATGGCAG CTGCATCACTTCCTCAGAAATTCCCGTTTATACAACACTTCTACAATGGATGGAATATATTTGGATGAGGATGGAGACCTTGCGACCGACTTGGACCTTGTGAACTGGGTGGTCTTTCCCAACCGATCGGTCGCAAGAGTCAAATTTGGGAGTTTTCAAAGACAGGGAAGCCCTGAGCGCAAGTTCACCATTGACCAGGAGGCCATGGTTTGGCCCAGATGGCTCAACCAG AATGTCACACTTAACTTGAATTTGGTTATTCTCTCTCTAATTCTCAGCCTCATCACATGGGAAAAGACAGCGGAAATGGAGCTGGAGAGTAGCGGCTTTCTCTATGCCTTACCCCACGACCTCAGAgcgcttcagttctcttccc ATGCTGACAAATGCACCAAGTGTCCAGAAGATCAGAAGCCTAACAAGGACCGAGATCAGTGTGTCCCCAAGTTGATCACCTACCTGTCTTATGACAAAGCTCTGGGGATCATCCTGGTTTGCTTCGCCCTGTTCTTTTCCTTAGCCACAGGCTTTGTCTTAGGGATCTTCATTAAATTCTTACAAACTCCAATAGTCAAAGCCAACAACCGAGAACTCTCCTACGTTCTCCTCATCTCCCTCCTACTCTCCTTCTTGTCTTCTTTCTTATTCATTGGCCAGCCAAGGAAGTGGACTTGCCTTCTCCGACAAACGGCCTTCAGCATCATTTTCTCAATTGCTGTCTCTTCCTTACTGGCCAAAACCATCACTGTGGTGCTGGCCTTCCTGGCCACAAAGCCAGGGAACACAGCAAGAGGATGGCTAGGGAAGACTTTGGCCAACAGCATTGTCTTATCCTGTTCCTCCATCCAAGCTGTCATTTGCACCCTCTGGTTGAGCATCTCTTCCCCCTTCCCAGACTCAGACATGAACTCCCAGCCTGGAGAGATCCTTCTGAAATGCAATGAAGGCTCAGTGGCCATGTTTTACCTTTCCCTTGGCTACCTGGGCTTCCTGGCTGCCACATGCTTCACAGTGGCTTTCCTGGCTAGGAAGCTGCCAGGGGCCTTCAACGAAGCCAAgctgatcaccttcagcatgcTGGTCTTCTGCAGCGTCTGGGTCTCCTTTGTGCCCACTTACCTGAGCACCAGGGGGAAGTACATGGTGGCCGTCCAggtcttctccatcttggcctctggcGCTGGGCTCCTGGGCTGCATCTTCTTCCCCAAGTGCTATATTATTGTCCTGAGACCTGACCTGAACACAAAGGAACACCTCACGATGAAGACAAAAGTTGTCATCTGA